GCTATTACTGTATTTTCTCCTAAAATAACCCAACCAGACCGATATAGCCTTTGGGCGCAAGTCTATAATTTGGCTGGCCCAAAACACGTTGAGATCCAAACAGTAAAAAGGGCACAGAAAGCGTTTTAAGCCCTTGTTTTCATTtccctcttcttcttcatcatcatcatcctgcTTCTGCAATACAATCACCATTACCAACAAACTTTGAGGGAGGAGTAAAATGGTAAGTCGAGATATGGACACCAAAGTAACTTCTCGTAGAAGGTCCTTATTGAAACCAGAACTAAGCACACGTAAAGTGGATTCAAGAGAAACTAGAAAGAATAGTTTATCTGGTGAAGGTAAAAGGTCCAACAATAGTGAGACAAATTCGATAAGGAAAGTGAAAAAATGCGTTAAGTTGAATGTGAATGGGGAAGACGAAAATGTTGTTAAGAGAAAACACAAAGAAAGAAAGACATTGGACCAGAGAGAGAACAGGAAAAAATCTGAATCATTTTCGAGAAATAAGGTTGAGTACAAGAAGAACTTGGGTGAAGAAAGGcttttaaagaagaagaagaagcgaGGCATTCGATTAGATCCTCATGATACCTCTAATAAGAGGCTTGATGATGGACTGACAAGTAAAGGTTAGTGTCTCAATAATCTACCTCAATTGCATTAAATGTCCTATTTTTTTTGGTAACTGTGGTGTTCCGTAGTGGCGGAGCTAGAATTTTAGGTGTCAAAGAACGTAAATTCACGAAGAAGCCAATACTTGtcaatatgtaatatatatactcccttcgtttcaaaaaaacttaattactttactttttaatccgtttaactcttttttttttggtaatactttaatttcaactttacacGTGACATGTTTACCACAAGTTCAAAAGATGTTTTGGtacatttaacacaactttaatttaaggttataagattcacaagtgtttttatttttttaaattttgtgccaaaCAGGTCATTcgtttttaaatggagggagtacataAAAGATATACTTTTACCTGGCTACACGTAATTTTCTAACAAAGGGCTACATGTGTCTATGTCATTGGTGTTCGGGCTAGCTTTCGTGTGCCTCGACTAATTCCAAAAGACACCTGCCACCAGCAACAAATTACCTGACTAATTCAACATTACACCTACCACTTCCCACTAGCCACAAGAACTAAGGCTAGGCTTGCTAGGACAGATAGGAGAAATGACCTAGTATTTTTTGTTTGGATTTGAACTTGAGACGTCACGGTCTTCAATCCACTTCATTGATCACTGGAACACACCTCTGGgtacaaatatcaaaaattatgTTCTGTTCAGTTTTCAGCTAACCCATCTGAGCCTCGGTTGTGGAGGGTAATAGGACTGCACCTCTTTCCTCTTGTCTATATATGATTAACTTGACTCCTTTGCATTAACAGCCAAAGTTagagtttcaaaatttcaaaaaattaactATGTGTAATTTTGGAGTGTTTTAAGGTTGGTATGTTGTTGAGCGTTGCCTATTTCACTTatcaatattgttattattactctcttattatcttcttctttgattttagtAGTATATGTTGTTTCCTTTGCTTCAGTTAAATGTGTTGTTTGTCGTCTGTACTTGTTCTCTTCTTAATGGTTATCAACATGGCTTCTTTGCTACTGTATTTACTTTACATAATGGATTTTCGATATGCTTATGCGAGCTGAGGGTTTACCTCACTTGCGAGATTTCACTCGGTTTGCTGTTATTGTTACTCGAGTTGAGAGTCCATATTGGAAATAACTTCTCTACTTCCACAAGGTAGGGGCAAGGTTGCGTAGACATCACCCTTTTCAGACCTCACTTGTGAAATTataatgggtatgttgttgtttaaaGTAGAAATCTGTAGATTAGATTATTACCAATTCTTTCTTTAGTAGTTTGAAAGATAAAAATCGTGCTTGTACTATTTTGATTCTGACCCAGCCATGACAACCTAAAATCTGTTGCGCTTTCTTTCATCGGTGATTAACATAAAACATAAAGTGTAACAGAACCatttaaacaacaacaacaacttctaCTACTATGTCTCATTCCTATGCAAGTTGTTTTTTTCTATATGAATTCTCACTATTCTTGATGTTCCATTTAATCCCGTATCTCTCTAATATTGTTCTAATATTATTCATTATGAAGTGACTAGTTTTACTCATGTCAACCTACCGCAAATTTTCCTCCTTTATGTTCTGGCTAAGTCGAGAAATGAGTTCCAGCTCACATAGTTCTATACTTTTTATTGATGTGTGACTTATATTATAAATTGTTTTTTTAGAAGGCCTTATAGATTAGTTGCTAGGACTTGGGTGCGGCTGTCGGAAACAGGTGATATTAAGAGGCTGGATCTGAATTTTAAGATGCAGGGATACAAATATGGGTGTGGGGATTTAAATgtaattcaaatatctaaaattaaaGTTATATGTCTTAATTATGAGACATTATGTGGAAAAACTATTGATCAGTAATCCTTGAAGGTGATATAAGGAAATGGAGTGACATTGAAATTTCTACATACAAGTtactccattttttttttcaatttcaacttaattttgttttgattacaaaaaTCATTAAATTTGTCCCAAATTTCTCCGTTGATTTTGGTTAAAGTACCCAAAATGGGTACTGATCCATATTCACACCCATGTCGTGTCGACACGGGTGTGGCAATGAAGAGTCCAAGAAACTTAGCTTTATAGTATAAATGATGTTTAAACAATTAGATTACATTCTCCATCTGTTGCTATTCATGTgccttactttcctttttagtctctttttttaagaaaatgccAACTTTCTATATTTAGTAAGTGATTCCAACATTCCCATTTACCCTTAATGACACTCTCTTGTAGGAATGACATGTTTAACCCCACAAGATTCAAAGATTGTTTTTGGTATGTAGTGGGTTAAGaatcatgaggtctcaggttcaaaccCCAGCGGAGACAAAAAGCACTAGGTGATTCTTCTCATctattctagccttggtggacagagttccCTGATACTTGTTTCTgttgggaggtggcaggtatcccctGGAATTAGTCGAGGTTCACGAAAGTTGGCTTGGACACCACGGTCATTAAAAAAAGTCttatttacatttttaaattCCGCGTAGTCAAAATTAAGCGCATAAAATGAAACGAATGGAGTtccttttatttatcaaataaattgGCAGGTCTATAAGAATGTGGTCTATGATTCCAGAATACTTGTTATTTTGATGAGTGGTTGATGATTTACTATTTTGTTGTCCTGGAGCAATTATGTTACAAAGAGATGAGCTCGTTGctgaactatttttttttaaacgggtGTACCTAGTGTTTCAAAGTAATAACATCTTCCTCTTCTAGTGTTTAACTCCTTTTGCAGTATAGAGACACTAATATGCCTCATGTGTAtgcagaggcggagccagccatgcgaacccccttcgacggaacaacaacaacaacaacaaacccagtgtattcccacttagtggggtctgggggggtaagatgtacgcagtccatacctctacctctgatgaagtagaaaggctgtttccgaaagacccccggctcaagttacgagatatcaaacaaacacatagtacagcacagaagcagatgacataacatagatactgcagccataaggaatataaaacagagtaaagcaggaatgcaggaatataaagcagaggaaagcacacagattcgtaacaaacatggaacacggaacacggaacagaacattgaatacggaatcataccaggaatacacccccaccaattacctccctacattagcgacccgaacaggccctaatcctctgccgtaattcgcgtcttccagaccttcctatctagggtcatgtcctcggtaagctgtaactgttccatgtcccgcctaatcacctcaccccagtacttcttcggtctacccctaccccgtctaaaaccatccaacgctagcctctcacacctacggaccgggacatccatgcccctcctcttcacgtgtccgaaccatctcaatcgtgcttcccgcatcttacactccactgaagtcacaccaaccttctcccggatagtctcattccgagctctatcccttcgggtcagtccacacatccagcgcaacatccgcatttctgccaccttcattctttggatgtgggagttcttaactggccaacactccgctccatacagcaaggccggacggactaccaccctatagaatttacctttaagcttgggcggcaccttcttatcacacagcacccccgatgcaagtttccacttcatccatcccgccccaatacggtgcgagacatcctcgtcaatctcaccgttactctggatcacggacccgaggtacttgaacttatcccttttctctacctcctgcgcttctagcctcaccactacctcattctctcgccttacgtcattaaacttacattccacatactctgtcttggttctgctcaccctgaacccttcgacggaaaaatatactatttatatatgattaaaattattttttatgtggttatagtaggtgttgaacccccttcgattaagttttctttaaatattgaacccccttagttgaaatcctggctccgcctctgtgTGTATGCAATTATTTATCCTTGCCGTTTCCATGTCATGTAATCTACTTGATCATCTGGGAGTAAAGTAGATTAAGCCTTTTCCTCTGAACTCATTTTCATTGCTTTCAGATAACAATAAGGAAAAGCAAGAAGATTCAGCGAAAGAAAAAACTGTTGAAATGTCGAAGAATGCACAATTTCGTGCAATATGCCCCAGTCCATCTGTCCTTTCTTTTGTGGAAGACAATGTAATCATTCTTAACTaggatttgtttgtttgattgccAATATTATTAGTGAAGACATCTCAGTGTTCAGCATTTCTGTCTAAAGTCTTAATTCCTCGAATTTGTATTGCAGTTGTTGGGTCGCAGACGTGATATTCAGATAAAGAGGGCAGGCTATAACATTGAGCTCTCTGCTCCTTTGGATAACATTCCTTTCTCAACAAACTCAGAAAGGGACCGGATTGAAGAGCCGGTACAATAATTTACATGTTAATTGATATCAAATCCTTGGCATGTCTTTAGGTCGAAGTTTCACCATTGTATGAAGCCACATATGATGCTCGTGTTCTGTTTTCGCTATACTCTACTTATTTTCATAGCTTACTATCACTGTAGGTGTTCAGGAATAAGTTGGAATTTTTTGCTGCAGCTAAGGTTTCCTCATCATTTCCCCCTGTAGATCTTCCAGAGATTGCTTTTGCAGGTTTATTGATCACCCTTCTCTTTTTTGAATTCCCTTATGCTTGGCATGAATAATTGACTTTCCTTTTCTCCTCCTTTTTGATGGATTTAACAGGAGTTTTTGTTTTGTCAGTAATGACATCAACATCtccttttatcaaaaaaaatgaTATCGCCATCTTCTTATAAACTACTAATGCTTGGTGTCACGATAGGCTGCCTACATTCACCCCTTGGAGTATGGTCCTTGCCGCACCTACGTGAATGAGGGATGCTTCGTGCACCATGCTGTCCTTTTTTTTGACATCCTATTTACGTTAAACATTTTTCCTCTTGAAAGCTGCACTTATGGGCTTGTTGCTGGGAAGTCGCACCATTTGATGAATGATATCTTCATAATGCATATTCCACATGGTAACTGTCAAATAATACACATTTGGGAGTCTTGACGTAAAACTGTCATAATGATGCCCTTGATGTGTTGATTTAAGAACCATCTGTAATTAAAATGACCAAACACAAATTCACAAATAGTTTTTGCCATCCAAATTATCTGATTTTTGATTCTCATCTTTTCCCCTTTGATGTAACATTCTTTTTGGAGGTTGTACAAACTTTTGGTGTACTAGAATCAATTCATTGCAAGTTAAACATAAATAATTCAAGTGATTGGGAATTTTGGTACTGCCTTTATAGTATTTGTTCCTTGAAATAGGAAGGTCAAACGTGGGAAAGTCATCTTTACTAAATGCATTAACCAGGCAATGGGGTGTTGTACGGACCTCGGATAAGCCTGGCCTCACTCAGGTTATACTTTTTTCCTGTGCTGAAGTTTGTTTCCTGCTATACATGTAAGATAACAGTATGCACGTCTGCAGACTATTAACTTCTTCAAGCTTGGTCCAAAAATGTGCATGGTTGATTTGCCGGGATATGGTTTTGCCTATGCAAAGGAAGAAGTGAAAGAAGCTTGGGAGGAACTTGTGAGTATGCGATTATAGTTTTGACCTTTCTGGGCTTTATTTCTGTTACTTGTTGCGTTTGTTAGTGCTACCAAAATGTTTAGGTTTCTTTCATTTAGTTTGAGCATGCGTCCTCCTTGAATACTCCAATTTGCAGGTGAAAGATTATGTTTCTACACGTCTTGGTCTAAAGAGAGTCTGCCTTTTGATTGATACAAAGTGGGGCATGAAACAAAGGGATCATGAGCTCATTGATTTAATGGAAAGGTAAAAGGAAATTATTAAAGAAATTATTTCTCCTacatattaaaagataaaaaagttcTGTCCAATGTTGGAGTTTGCTAGACAGGATTGCCACCTATTTTCTTGCTTAAGTGGTACTTACACCATCACATGCCTATGTAAGTGTTGATTGCATTTATTAATTAGCATTATTTTAGGAGACTTTATTTTCCTAGTTCAGGGAATAGAATACTTTCTTATAGTTGTATGTGCTCGATTGTCTTTCCCCTCTATTAGTTATAGTACATATGTACCCCTTCTCATGAGATGTAAAGATATAAAGGCAGATACAAGAGAACTTTTCTTCTTCTCAAAATCTTCATGGTATTAGAGTCATTGCTGCCATTGAGGTGAATTTTCATTGTGACCAAAAGGCAGTAACAATATGTTTGCAAATATGTTGTTTCTTTGCATTGTTGTTAGCTTGCTGCTGATTTGAATTTATAATCTTCTGTCATAATGTTCAGAGCTCAAACAAAATACCAGATTATTTTAACCAAGACAGACACTGTTTTCCCTATAGACGTGGCACGACGAGCCATGCAAATTGAAGAGGTGAACTTAGAAAAATATTGTGCCCTTTTTATCTAACCTACTTCTAGTATCTCCGTAAGTTGATCATTGTACATGCGCTATATCTTGCAGAGCCTCAAGTCAAACAAGTCTGTTGTTCAGCCTGTGGTAAGGACCTTAACTTTAATTTGAGTTTTGGTGCATTTTTGTTTAGAAAAATAATACTGTCTCTGGTTTTCTTCAGGTGATGGTAAGCTCAAAATCTGGAGCTGGTATCCGAAGTTTAAGAACAGTGCTTGCTAAGATTGCTCGGTTTGTGAAACCATAAATGGTAATCCTCTGCTTCTTTGTCCTCTATATGTCCCTTTCATGTAACCTGATGTATTTAGCATAGTTGCTGTATTATTATAATTTGAAAGCAAAGTCCTGTCATGAGCTACAGTCTAGGAAAGtgattcatgagctttcaatGGTATGCATGCTAAATTGTAGCCAGCAGCTCATGAGACTGAGATATTGAAAAATtatcttgattttgatttgattttaacaTGACTTCAATCTTCTAAGTTGGCTTATGTTCTTATGTATATCAAGTAAAATTAATAAGATTGGCAAGAAACATTAGGAATTTAGAATTTTGTGTGTGCGCGCTGAATTGCTGTGTGGTGCCTCTTGAAAAAGTCGGTTTTGCGACGGAGTGATTTGTTTCAAGTTGGCATTATTAGGAATCTTTTGAGGAGTCTAAATCTCAAATTTGAGGGAGTTTGGAGAAGAAGATTTAGGGTTTTGTTTGGAAAGCCACCTGGTAATTCGATTGGAGTAATTACACAGCCTAGTAATTACAATGACCTGTTTGTTTGCCACAATGTAATTACAATGTTATAATGTTGTAAGTGTACTGTTCGGTTGCACAAGTGGAATCACATggttatattaaatttttaaaataaaagttaactatcaaaatttttaaaattatattagacCAATAAAAGCCTTTGTAaatgatattaaattaaatattttgaccccactttgtgggaatatacggggtttgttgttgttattgttgttgttgttgttgttgtattaaattaaatatttaagatagagagaaaatggccaaaagcccccaacctttaccccaaatctcaactacacacctatactttgcgggggtcctattaccctcttgaacattttaaaattgaaatatataccCGTCTAAAAACTCATACCTAGATTTGTTTCAAGTAGTGCACTGCACGCGCTGCCACATGTCATGCCACGTAATTCCACGTAATATTACttcttttaatataaaaaattgattacttttccttttctcttttattctttcCTCCTACTTCTCCTTCCTTCCTCTGTTAGTCCATTGAGTAACCAATCACAGaacaaaaattacattttaaAGACAAAAAGTGTAATGCAGCATTTGACCAAATGATGTAGATTACTCCTCAATCAACAATCAATGtccaaaaatattcaattttcacAAAACAGCGCCGCATTCTCTGATTAACGGAGAAAGATAAGCAGCTTCGATGGTGCACAATTTCTGGCAATGAAACACCGCTGGACAGTGATGGTGCCGGCAAAGTTTGAAATTCTGGCGACTTTGTTTTTTCCGATGAATTTTAGCATTCTCAACGTCAATCAATTTCTGGGGAGCTACGGAATGATTCTAACCCTGAAATTGATTCGAATTTCCCAATCTGAATTGATTCAACATTCTCAACGtcaatttgaaattgggttaatTGATTAACGTTGAGAATGTTGAAATTAACCCATAAAAAATCTACTTACATATCAGCGACAGAGAAAATTTGAAATTTCCAATCTGAATTGACTCAACAAGATAATAATAtggtaaagattttaaaaattagaaagagaAAATTAAGAGGTGAAAGAAGGCAAaacaattttcttaaaaaaattaaaacgtCTTCACTCTCTCACTCTCTCAGAGAGTGTTCTACACCTTCCGTGCCACCTCAGCATTTGGGGtggaaaatatttcaattttaaaatgctcaggggtaataggaccctcgcaAAGCAAAGGTGTGTAGTTAGGATTTGAGGTAAAGGTTGGAGGTgcatttgaccattttctctaagatatatattttcttttgaaaatatattaattaataaacatAGGTTcttaactaatattataaaagcataattgatttatattttttaaattagtatattttaattaaattaatcaactaattcttccatattttctcCTGTTTTCTTCAGGTGGATTTACCTAATATTGTATCTTTTTCTGGCCATTGTATTGCTTTGTCTAATTCATTTCAGATGCAACATTTGTTTCTTTACGTCTCTTCTTCCGTTTTTACCCGTTTCAAGTATCTTTTGTGAATGAAGATTGTTGTTGCAACAACTGAGTC
The Capsicum annuum cultivar UCD-10X-F1 chromosome 6, UCD10Xv1.1, whole genome shotgun sequence DNA segment above includes these coding regions:
- the LOC107873417 gene encoding uncharacterized protein LOC107873417 isoform X1, yielding MVSRDMDTKVTSRRRSLLKPELSTRKVDSRETRKNSLSGEGKRSNNSETNSIRKVKKCVKLNVNGEDENVVKRKHKERKTLDQRENRKKSESFSRNKVEYKKNLGEERLLKKKKKRGIRLDPHDTSNKRLDDGLTSKEAEPAMRTPFDGTTTTTTNPVYSHLVGSGGVRYNNKEKQEDSAKEKTVEMSKNAQFRAICPSPSVLSFVEDNLLGRRRDIQIKRAGYNIELSAPLDNIPFSTNSERDRIEEPVFRNKLEFFAAAKVSSSFPPVDLPEIAFAGRSNVGKSSLLNALTRQWGVVRTSDKPGLTQTINFFKLGPKMCMVDLPGYGFAYAKEEVKEAWEELVKDYVSTRLGLKRVCLLIDTKWGMKQRDHELIDLMERAQTKYQIILTKTDTVFPIDVARRAMQIEESLKSNKSVVQPVVMVSSKSGAGIRSLRTVLAKIARFVKP
- the LOC107873417 gene encoding probable GTP-binding protein EngB isoform X2 codes for the protein MVSRDMDTKVTSRRRSLLKPELSTRKVDSRETRKNSLSGEGKRSNNSETNSIRKVKKCVKLNVNGEDENVVKRKHKERKTLDQRENRKKSESFSRNKVEYKKNLGEERLLKKKKKRGIRLDPHDTSNKRLDDGLTSKDNNKEKQEDSAKEKTVEMSKNAQFRAICPSPSVLSFVEDNLLGRRRDIQIKRAGYNIELSAPLDNIPFSTNSERDRIEEPVFRNKLEFFAAAKVSSSFPPVDLPEIAFAGRSNVGKSSLLNALTRQWGVVRTSDKPGLTQTINFFKLGPKMCMVDLPGYGFAYAKEEVKEAWEELVKDYVSTRLGLKRVCLLIDTKWGMKQRDHELIDLMERAQTKYQIILTKTDTVFPIDVARRAMQIEESLKSNKSVVQPVVMVSSKSGAGIRSLRTVLAKIARFVKP